A single Candoia aspera isolate rCanAsp1 chromosome 5, rCanAsp1.hap2, whole genome shotgun sequence DNA region contains:
- the KCTD4 gene encoding BTB/POZ domain-containing protein KCTD4, giving the protein MEIDRKGNDSEGSDQGKNHKMSPITLNVGGYLYVTQRQTLTKYPDSFLERVVNGKMLCPSDAEGHFFIDRDGLLFRHVLNFLRNGELLLPEGFKENQLLAQEAEFFGLQLLVDAVKSRWEKEQLASRETTFLEITDSHDRSQGLRIFCNAPDFITKIKSRIVLVSKSRLDGFPEEFSVSSNIIQFKYFIKSENGTRLVLKEDNTFVCTLETLKFEAIMMALKCGFRLLTSLDCSKGSIVHSDALHFIK; this is encoded by the coding sequence ATGGAGATCGACAGAAAAGGGAACGACTCGGAAGGCAGCGACCAAGGCAAGAATCATAAAATGTCTCCAATTACCCTCAACGTTGGTGGCTATCTCTACGTTACCCAAAGGCAGACCCTAACAAAATACCCGGACTCCTTTTTGGAAAGAGTTGTAAATGGGAAAATGCTCTGTCCGTCTGACGCAGAGGGCCATTTTTTCATTGACAGAGATGGTCTCTTATTTAGGCATGTTCTGAACTTCCTAAGGAATGGGGAACTGCTTCTCCCTGAGGGCTTTAAGGAAAACCAACTTCTGGCACAAGAGGCAGAATTTTTTGGGCTTCAGCTGTTAGTGGATGCAGTGAAGTCGAGGTGGGAGAAGGAACAGCTGGCATCCAGAGAGACTACCTTTCTAGAAATCACAGACAGCCACGACCGTTCACAGGGCCTTCGGATTTTTTGCAACGCCCCTGAttttataacaaaaataaaatcacgCATTGTTTTGGTATCGAAAAGCAGGCTGGACGGTTTTCCCGAAGAGTTTTCGGTCTCTTCCAACATTATTCAGTTTAAATACTTCATAAAATCAGAAAATGGGACTCGGCTCGTTTTGAAGGAAGATAATACTTTTGTCTGCACCTTGGAAACTCTCAAGTTTGAAGCTATAATGATGGCACTAAAATGTGGATTCAGGTTGCTGACCAGTCTGGATTGTTCAAAAGGGTCAATTGTTCACAGTGATGCACTTCATTTTATCAAGTAA